In bacterium, the following are encoded in one genomic region:
- a CDS encoding diguanylate cyclase, with amino-acid sequence MIRETVKNIVDDLTGALTRGAIYSLIEQEVKRIKRYGGKSSLLFVDLDNFKSINDLYGHLEGDKTLVSFVKILKNTLRESDIIVRYGGDEFIILLPSTSLESAENVASRIIKNLFDQNIKISCSIGIVEIPTHGSEPEILVEKADKAMYKAKQKGKGRFFTYLEETLYPKIPSKIFVGRQKEKAKLITLLNKHYPLVLIKGEAGIGKSRFAIECLKLIEDSKILFSQCYGSLSQIPYVPFQELIKRYREKDEIGFREIYSNLDSYQKQALRPIISDLIQPVAADIGIFKFFETFMQLLEEIADNKQLLIYIDDIHWIDSSSVNLINYIVRNTPQNIKILATARIEELETSYLKETLKKLLDEKLTIEFEIPTLEESSTFELVESILQAPAQDDLKKLIFQKTGGNPLFIEEVIKELFEKGHIVFEDDEWKLKEYDKIILPETIEVLLKNKIKKFSGEKVLEVAAITGQEFHIDLIANVTNLNRGHIYDVINKLLKENLIVQLNEDYFAFKEGLIRDAILNEISSAKKRYISRTILEVLENKLPSFGGKEELCAYHAWQSQDKEKIKFYSKLAAEKTKKAFAYDEAIRFLQWYVEAEDNEVEREKAFAEYVTLLSIKGELKKAIELLKDFIANNKVSALSYRKLAELLVESGDPHSAMEAIEKSLELEENAESLTLKAWILKRQFKIQESYNLLEDLLNRQDIQIDEKTLADAYNAQALNLMDLNQIDKALEFLEKAEEIRNRLQNIRGLGSVCVNRAIVLSRAGKYEEALKEYDRAEFYYRKAGYKSGLITVLNNKASIYLDLRRYEEALENFKKAAIESKKVFDRHLLALALNNISVTLRHMEYHQEALEAIKEAYQVASELGMKDALISIKRNLAYVHAIGFKDLEKSIPIINEVLKEIGSPKKTHASLIVYLQAIEIFLIAKDYDKVKELLETLKQALENSVYEELKINTYSIEMAFNFYFGKKEEFKQAFQKAWSIIEKADPKRRIDFWTTFLEGIADTFCYLGKGNITLKILNFLIKYSERNLFTQDVERFKRKIERVKRLFLVDSSQ; translated from the coding sequence ATGATAAGGGAAACTGTAAAAAACATAGTGGATGACTTAACAGGTGCACTCACAAGAGGTGCAATTTATTCACTTATAGAGCAGGAAGTAAAGCGAATAAAAAGATACGGCGGGAAAAGCTCCCTTTTATTTGTTGACCTTGATAATTTCAAGTCTATAAATGACCTTTATGGGCATCTTGAAGGTGATAAGACCTTGGTAAGTTTCGTCAAAATTCTTAAAAATACTTTGCGAGAATCAGATATCATCGTTAGATATGGAGGAGACGAATTCATCATATTACTTCCCAGTACATCTTTAGAGAGTGCAGAAAACGTTGCCAGTAGAATTATCAAAAACCTTTTTGATCAAAACATTAAAATATCCTGCTCCATTGGTATAGTGGAAATTCCTACCCACGGAAGCGAACCAGAAATATTAGTAGAAAAAGCAGACAAGGCAATGTACAAAGCAAAACAAAAAGGAAAGGGAAGATTCTTTACCTACCTTGAGGAAACCCTTTACCCCAAGATACCCTCTAAAATCTTTGTTGGAAGGCAAAAAGAAAAAGCGAAACTAATTACACTCCTTAACAAGCATTATCCTTTAGTTCTTATCAAAGGCGAAGCAGGTATTGGTAAAAGTCGATTTGCAATAGAATGTTTAAAACTTATTGAAGATTCAAAAATTTTATTCTCGCAATGTTACGGGAGCCTCTCCCAGATTCCTTACGTCCCCTTTCAGGAACTCATAAAGAGATACAGAGAAAAAGACGAAATAGGATTCAGGGAAATCTATTCAAATCTCGACTCTTACCAAAAACAGGCATTAAGGCCCATAATCTCAGATTTAATCCAGCCGGTTGCCGCCGACATAGGAATCTTTAAATTCTTTGAAACCTTTATGCAACTACTAGAAGAGATAGCAGACAATAAACAACTTCTCATATACATTGATGACATTCACTGGATCGATAGTAGTTCTGTAAACTTGATAAATTATATTGTCAGAAATACTCCACAAAACATAAAGATTCTTGCTACCGCAAGGATTGAAGAGCTCGAAACATCATACCTTAAAGAGACTTTAAAGAAGTTACTTGACGAGAAACTAACAATTGAATTTGAAATACCAACCCTTGAAGAATCTTCCACCTTTGAGCTCGTTGAATCTATCCTTCAAGCCCCAGCTCAAGATGATTTAAAGAAGCTGATTTTCCAGAAAACTGGTGGAAATCCACTCTTTATTGAAGAAGTAATTAAAGAACTTTTTGAGAAAGGCCATATTGTTTTTGAAGACGATGAGTGGAAATTAAAAGAGTATGATAAGATAATTTTACCTGAAACCATAGAAGTTCTACTAAAAAACAAAATTAAAAAGTTTTCTGGAGAAAAAGTCTTGGAAGTCGCCGCCATTACAGGTCAGGAATTTCACATTGATCTAATAGCAAACGTTACGAATCTTAACCGGGGACATATTTATGATGTTATAAACAAGCTCTTGAAGGAGAACCTGATAGTACAGCTAAATGAGGATTATTTTGCTTTTAAAGAGGGCCTCATAAGAGACGCAATTTTAAACGAAATCAGCTCGGCAAAAAAGCGATACATATCAAGAACTATTTTAGAAGTTCTCGAAAATAAACTACCGAGTTTTGGAGGAAAAGAGGAGCTCTGCGCTTACCACGCCTGGCAATCTCAGGATAAGGAAAAAATTAAGTTTTATTCCAAGCTTGCTGCTGAAAAAACGAAGAAAGCCTTTGCCTATGACGAAGCCATTAGGTTTTTACAATGGTATGTAGAAGCAGAAGACAACGAAGTAGAAAGGGAGAAAGCCTTTGCAGAATATGTTACCCTTCTCTCCATCAAAGGTGAACTTAAAAAAGCCATAGAACTTTTGAAAGACTTTATTGCAAATAATAAAGTATCAGCTCTTTCATACAGAAAACTGGCTGAGCTCCTCGTTGAGAGTGGTGATCCCCACAGTGCAATGGAAGCCATTGAAAAATCCCTAGAACTGGAAGAAAATGCAGAATCTCTTACCCTAAAAGCGTGGATTTTGAAAAGACAATTTAAAATACAGGAGTCTTATAACCTGCTTGAGGACCTTCTAAATCGACAGGATATCCAGATAGACGAGAAGACCCTCGCTGATGCATATAATGCTCAGGCACTAAACTTAATGGACTTAAACCAGATTGATAAAGCCTTGGAGTTTCTTGAAAAAGCCGAAGAAATAAGGAATAGACTTCAAAATATTCGTGGGCTTGGAAGCGTGTGTGTAAACAGAGCCATTGTCCTATCCCGCGCTGGCAAATACGAAGAAGCCCTCAAGGAGTATGATAGAGCTGAATTTTACTATAGAAAGGCTGGCTATAAAAGTGGACTTATAACAGTCCTTAACAACAAAGCATCCATATATCTTGATTTGAGAAGGTACGAAGAGGCTCTTGAAAACTTCAAAAAGGCCGCCATAGAGTCGAAAAAAGTGTTTGACAGGCATCTTCTTGCACTTGCCTTGAATAACATTTCGGTAACTCTAAGGCACATGGAATATCATCAAGAGGCCTTAGAAGCTATAAAGGAGGCATATCAAGTTGCCAGCGAATTGGGAATGAAAGACGCTCTAATTTCCATTAAAAGAAATTTAGCTTATGTACACGCTATAGGATTTAAAGACCTTGAAAAATCTATACCTATTATAAACGAAGTCTTGAAGGAAATAGGAAGTCCAAAGAAAACGCACGCAAGCCTCATAGTTTATTTACAAGCAATTGAAATCTTCCTCATAGCAAAAGACTATGACAAAGTAAAGGAGCTTTTGGAAACATTAAAACAGGCTCTTGAAAACAGTGTTTATGAAGAGTTAAAGATCAACACCTATTCAATTGAAATGGCGTTCAATTTTTACTTTGGTAAAAAAGAAGAATTTAAACAAGCATTTCAGAAAGCATGGTCAATCATTGAAAAAGCAGATCCAAAAAGAAGAATAGATTTCTGGACTACCTTTCTGGAGGGAATTGCAGACACGTTCTGTTACCTGGGTAAAGGCAATATCACTCTTAAAATTTTGAATTTCCTCATCAAGTACAGTGAGAGGAATTTATTCACGCAAGATGTTGAACGCTTCAAAAGAAAGATAGAAAGAGTTAAGAGGCTTTTTCTTGTTGACTCTTCACAATAA